One stretch of Mangifera indica cultivar Alphonso chromosome 9, CATAS_Mindica_2.1, whole genome shotgun sequence DNA includes these proteins:
- the LOC123225719 gene encoding uncharacterized protein LOC123225719 — translation MSFLSFNMKLNLLSYNASSASFDPNTDNYNSISSSKSGTAPGCLAAILRGILCSKLLPSDQITNTDTQVCSIFCEKDQELKPEGKVLPSLVARLMGLESVPNASASKRSTTKSMKSLDFEASIGQMEGDDKHRRVKSSSKCKLSIQEMPTFFEVENEEFFVLSFGNGNKDKGKRTRRKKGEMGRGELKQRRGERRRNKNWEVSEKPENPCIGTEIIEFSTAMRENGLCLRRRKKKKKVQSIELECSSEDSSPVSVLDFDQFIMSELDCSNSVSSNWRRNVPKTQKSEGKCVGSRKRYIHSHNYINICNQICKMTECEVAESNWLHKKNILRHEDFEAISADLGAQILDQLVGELVHQLIGLAM, via the exons atgtcttttctttctttcaacatgAAGTTGAACTTGTTATCATATAATGCTTCTTCTGCCTCTTTTGATCCcaatactgataattataataGCATTTCCTCTTCAAAAAGTGGCACGGCTCCTGGCTGTCTAGCTGCCATTTTACGTGGAATCCTTTGCTCTAAGCTTCTTCCTTCTGATCAAATCACCAACACTGACACTCAAGTTTGTTCTATCTTCTGTGAAAAGGATCAAGAATTGAAGCCTGAAGGCAAGGTTTTGCCTAGTCTTGTGGCAAGATTAATGGGCTTGGAAAGCGTTCCAAATGCCAGTGCTAGTAAAAGGTCAACAACTAAGTCGATGAAGTCATTGGATTTTGAGGCGAGCATTGGTCAAATGGAAGGCGATGATAAGCATAGAAGAGTAAAGAGTAGTAGTAAATGTAAATTATCGATTCAAGAGATGCCGACATTTTTTGAGGTAGAAAATGAAGAATTCTTTGTTCTCAGCTTTGGCAATGGAAAtaaagataaaggaaaaaggACAAGAAGGAAGAAAGGTGAGATGGGTCGTGGAGAATTGAAGCAAAGAAGAGGAGAGAGACGTCGAAACAAGAACTGGGAAGTCTCTGAAAAGCCTGAAAATCCATGTATTGGCACAGAAATCATAGAGTTTTCAACTGCTATGAGGGAAAATGGCCTATGTTTaaggaggaggaagaagaagaagaaggttcAAAGCATTGAACTTGAGTGCAGTTCAGAAGATTCAAGCCCAGTTTCTGTTCTTGATTTTGATCAATTCATTATGTCAG AGTTGGATTGTTCAAATTCGGTGAGCTCAAATTGGAGAAGAAATGTTCCAAAGACACAGAAATCTGAAGGCAAATGTGTTGGATCAAGAAAGAGATATATCCATAGTCACAATTACATAAACATTTGTAATCAAATTTGCAAGATGACTGAATGTGAGGTAGCTGAATCAAATTGGTTACACAAAAAGAACATCTTGAGGCATGAAGATTTTGAAGCAATTTCTGCAGATTTAGGGGCCCAAATCCTTGATCAATTAGTAGGAGAGCTGGTTCATCAACTCATTGGACTGGCAATGTAA